The following nucleotide sequence is from Ornithodoros turicata isolate Travis chromosome 2, ASM3712646v1, whole genome shotgun sequence.
GTCACGGACTGGCCTGCCTGGAGGGACGAGTTTGAAGACTACCTCTATGCGTCCGGAACTCAAGATAAACCAGGAGAAGTTAAGGTCAGGACATTGCTTTACTGCATGGGAAGAAAAGCGCGTGAAATCTTACGAACCTTCAACCTATCTGAGGAAGAGACAAAAGATTACGGGATTGTGCTTGAAAAGTTCAATGCACATTTTACTCATTCACGAAACACTGTTTACGAGACTGCAAACTTCAGTCGACGGCAGCAGAATCTTGGCGAAACCGTAGACGCGTACCTCGTAGAGCTGCACAAGTTGGCAGAAAAATGTGACTTTGGCCTAACGAAAGAGCGGATGATACGAGACAGGTTCGTTGTTGGCCTAATAGATACTAAGCTGTCACAGTCGCTTCAAATGGATTCGTCTTTAACCCTTCAATCGGCCCTAACGAAGGCCCGCCTAAAAGAAGCGGTTGTGAAGCAGCAAAGCGAGTTGGGGAAAAAAGACCTGGTTGCCGACACCGTGGGTTGTGACTGCAGATGTTCAAAGCCAGCCCTTACTGAAGAATTCGCAACCGATCTTGTTAGCCGTCAGGAGAAGAGAGATCGCCGCGGCGTTGACTCACGCCATTCATGCGCCCACTGCGGATATCGGCACCCACAAAGGCCCTGTCCCGCACGCAACAAAGAATGTTTAAAATGCTGCAGAGTCGGTCATTTTGCAAAAATGTGCCATACTAGCCTCCCACAGTGGGAAAAACCGGGACCCAGAGACTATCGCAGGAATTTTGTATCCGAGGTCACACTGCCCGAGAATGATTTCTTCCTCGGTACGGTAGCAATGCAGACTCCAGCTCCCGTAACCAGAGAAGTAGAAGTCAGAGTCAATGATGTTCCTCTGCTAGCAAAGATTGATTCTGGCGCTGACGTCACTGTTGTCGGGTCTGGATTCCCAGGGTTGCCAGACCTTCTTGAACCGCCAGACACACTGAAAGGACCAAGTGGAACCACGCTCGACGTTCTTGGGAAGTTCAGAGCAGTAATCCAATGGAAAAAGAAGACTACGTCCCAAATGGTATATGTCGTGCACGGTCTAAGAAAGCCCCTCTTGGGGTTGCCAGCATTACTTGACTTAGAGATCATACGTTTTTTGAACGAAGTGGAAGTCGGAGAAGATCACTGGTCTACTCGCAAGTTTCCCGAGCTGTTCCGAAGTCTAGGCAAAATTCCCGGGGAATACGTCATTCGATTACAAGAAAACTGTACGCCGTTTGCCATAGCCGCGCCACGTCGCGTTCCTTTCGCCATGCGCACTTCGGTTAAGACAGAGCTCGACAATATGGAGAAACAAGGTGTTATACGGAAAATACACACTCCGACAGATTGGTGTGCACCAATCGTTCTTGTGAAGAAGCCATCGGGGAAAATCAGGATCTGTGTTGATTTGACGAAGCTCAACGAATGCGTTAAGCGAGAAAGGTTGATCTTGCCAACCGTTGAAGAGGTCTTGGGCAGCATTGGCCCCGCCAGGTTTTTCACGAAGCTGGATGCTAATTCCGGGTTTTATCAGATTATGCTCTCAGAAAAGAGTCAAGAGCTCACAACTTTCATAACGCCATTCGGACGTTATTGTTTCCAACGCCTTCCCTTCGGGATCACTTCAGCACCAGAGGTCTTTCAAAGGAAAATTGCGCAAGTGCTTGACGACTTACCAGGAGTCCTGAACTTAATGGATGACATCCTTATTTATGGAGACAACAGAGAAGAACACGACCGGAGACTAAATGCAGTCTTACAGCGCCTGTCTGACAATAACGTCACCCTGAATCTCGAGAAATGCAAATTCTTTGTGGAGAAGATTTCGTTCTTGGGAGTTCTCATTGACCAGCACGGAATTTACCCGGACCCCAGAAGAGTAGAAGCGTTGACAGCTCTAGAACCTCCTCAAAACGTTTCGGACTTGCGTCGTATTCTAGGGATGTTCAACCATGTTGGAAGGTTCATCCCTAACATGTCAACATTATCAGCACCTCTGCGCGAACTTCTTGTGAAGAACGTTGACTGGTATTGGGGAAACGGCCAACAGGATGCTTTTCAACGTCTAAAGGCCTCCATCTCTTCTGGAATTTGTATGGCCAAGTACAACCCTAATCTCCCGACGATACTGTCAGCAGATGCCTCATCCTACGGGCTTGGAGCCGTGCTACTGCAAGTCCAGCAACCTGGGGACCGTAAGCCAGTAGCGTACGCGTCGCGATCACTAAACAGCGCCGAAACTCGTTATTCTCAAATGGAGAAAGAGGCTTTAGCCTTAACCTGGGCCGCGGAGAAGTTTGACGAATATATCTGTGGTCTGCGCTGTACCTTCGAAACTGATCACAAACCGCTTGTCTCCCTCCTCGGTCTCCAGCAGCTGGATCAGCTACCACTAAGAATTCAGAGGTTTCGGCTGAGACTAATGAGATACGATTACGACGTCACCTATGTACCCGGTGCGTCCATGACAATAGCCGACGCTCTTTCGCGTTCTCCGCTGAAGGACACCACGTCATCCCTTACTGCCGATGAAGTTTCGGCATTCGTACGTGGAGGAATCGAGGCGATCCCGGACTCCGACAAATTGCTAGACCGTATCCGGGAATTTCAGAAAAAAGATGAAGTGTGCAGCACACTAAGAGAGTATTGCAAAACGGGATGGCCCCCCAAAGGGCGAATTAACCAGGCACTACGTCCTTATTACGAACAAATGGCAAAACTCTCAGTGTGTGAAGACGTCCTACTGTGCGGCCAGCGTATCGTAATTCCCATGTCTCTGCGAGAAGAAATTCTGGGTCGCATACACGAGGGACACCAAGGAATTGTTAGATGCAGACAGAAAGCGAAGGAGTCTATCTGGTGGCCGGGTATCAGCAAGGAGCTGGCGGACCTTGTTAGAGCCTGTTCCGTCTGCGAGGAGTACAGACTTCAGCCGTCAGAACCCATGATCCCAAcggagacacctcccctccctaGTAACGGAGCTAACACTACAGAATGCAGTCAGTATCTATAGCGCATAATTTATTTGacacttatattctcctgcgagagctcggGGCTGcccaggggaagggggatattgcgtttggtacattacgcagcgtaggcatcacaaaaatcgatttgaatTTCAGGTGAACCACACatatgtattattcctgtgtatcggtacATACATACCTCAtctgcactggtgttcgcatcctCAGACGTCACATgttgaaacactggtgtcggggTCGGGGCTGCCGTCCGTGTGAGAAGTTTTCGACCatccgctgctaccatttcgtacgagtCGTCAGAGAAATtggttgagcaaatacggcgtggctcacgaacgtcttgaccaagcgcttgcaacaactttcgtttccgtgcattttccattggaatcttgtggtacacaacgtcccttgtcgaaagagcacacttggtgtatccccgaacattacagcaGATACCTGGCATCGTCtcaggtgaagctttgttcaatttcggcacgaaatgaacttttttgcgtacacaaacctcgcaaggccgcaataaacgccgtcgccgtgcaatatggttgggaggagagaagacagagggcgctgaccgcgctgacggtattttggtatactgtttcttcgatattttgaagaattgtctcggtaattcttgtgattctaaaagtagtgtttattggagattagtagcgggtcgtaagttcattgtgtattacttaggtatcatgtgacaggagtactcccatcatgacttttttagctgttacggggcgcaacctaccgtccgatttaatttttctaatttatgttgtgtaataattaacccgctttgagtgcttaggctctatgtgaggcatcacacaggcaaacactaccaggtcacacacagaaacaggggggtcaaatttcactttacagttcctttaagggAAGCTGTTCgctttggagaaagtagatattattatacgcATACGGTAGCACGTAGTGAAGCGCAGGAGCCATTCGCTTCTTCCTAGCACATCTGCAGAATTTTCACGTGACAAGGGCTACATGCTTGGGGATCGCAGgaccacgaacagctgtcgatttctgaatgaaaaaacaaacaaacacaacaacaacaagggaCCTGTTAACGATATGGTAAAGCATTGCGGTCGTGAGAGGGCACCATTTCGTCGTCTGATACTTTCGGCGAAGTATATGATGTTGTAGACGAGTTGTCTGCTGGAGAGTCTACGGCTGAGTCCGAAGGAGGCACGCCGACCTCGAGTTGCGGACCCAATCCTTGGTGTTGGATATCAGCGCAGGGAACCTCGACATCTGTTGGCTCTCTACTAGGGGCACACACGGGTCAGAGGTAACCTCTGCAGCAAAAGGAGCGACATTGTCTACAGTTGGGCGCCGATCAACAGCAGGTAGCGTGAGGTCCTCCACTGGCGCGTCtcatactttaacctggtctcCAGGGGGCCAAGACATCTTCTCGGTCGTAAGAGGAGGGAGCACTTCGTCGGTTCGCGAAGGTGCAGCAGATTGTGTGAGGCTGTTTGCTTGGGGTCGCGGACGTCCCAGGATTGCTTCGGCGTAGCTCCTCCTCCGTACGCACTCCACAGTCGCGTGATCTCCTCTGCAGCGCCTACATGCAGACTTGCACTCACTCTTGGCGTGCCCGAACATGGAGCAACGCTCGCAGAATGGGGTAGTACATGTGGCTCCGAAATGACCTCTTTTACATCTGCGGCACACATGGACAACGCCAGGGTATTCACAGGTCATGACGTACACCCTCACCCGAACGAAGTTTGGCAGTGGGTTATCATATGACATTTCAATTTTAACGAATCTTGTTCCAGTCTTGACCTTTTTCCTTCGGGGATATACGACATCTTGAATGTCAATTACCGTTCCATATTTAAGCAACGCGTCCTCAAGAAGCTCGTTCCTCAGGAACAAGAGCATTCTCAGACAAGTGACGATGACAGTGCTGGGCCCAAGGGGATGCACCGGCAAAATACGACCGTTGACACGGACGCTTCCCAACTGACGGATCATGTCGAGGGCTGCCCCCGTTTCTACACAACCCTGGCAGGCATTGCCGCCTTTACTCATTACCCTTTGTCCTtgtcgttttagcgcttttaacccATTTCTATCATGCTCAACCAACACGCCCAAAGGTTCGCTCTTCTGGCATATTGcatttgcaacggtgacaaggTCTTTGCAGTTAAACTGTGCGTCTGCACACGACGTCAGCGTATACCTGCTAGCGTTCCAGACACCTCATGCTGTCACGTATCGTGTTTTCTCACCAGAGGAAACTGTATGTGTTCGTTCTTCGAGAGTTAGGAGTGTTTTCCCTCAACCATCCCTGAAGCAGAATGGCCATAACATTCTGCAATAaatgaacacaaattccttggtgaTACATTTGACAAAAATCTCACTTTCTGCCCACGTCTTAAAAACCTAACTAATTCAAATGTATGAAATCCAATAACGTTTTCAAAATCCTTTCTCACAAGTCCTGGGGTGCAGATCGAGAGACGCTGCGTAATGTCTATGCTTCGACGGTACGTTCGaaactacagctttttccgccgttattaatcctcttgtcgtacattttaatccttatatcatgacatttaatccatttgccatcggaattaatcctcctttcattatttttaatcctcatttcacataatgtAATCCGATTCTCATGCAATTTtatccaagtgactatgtgtgggctacatgacttttttttttgtatttcggggcaattcccatgtgtacgcatattgcacatgcttttcactaatattgtgggtttctgcaccataacgggatactgtgggactgtcaatctgaattacggtgttgtgggactattcccatgtctacgagtattacccatggttttcattaaaaatgtgggtttctgcattgtaatgggatactgtgggactgccaatctggattgtgatattgtgggactatttccatatCTACAGATATTACATATGCTTTTATCTTACGCATTAAGAATAAGAAGTCATCCACAGCACCCTGCACTGGCCTATGTTACAAGCACACGGTTTGAACAGTTCTTTATTAACAAACGCTCAGTTGTTCCACCATTCTGTATGCGATTTGCGCGTGAAAGTGAGTCTCAGGATTTCTCTTATTACAACCCCCTAGTTGTAGAACGTAGCAAGAGGATCCCACACTGGCAACTACCCCCGAGATCTGACGCTACACTGACGAAGTACAGCAAACTACAGTACAGCACTGTCGTGCCTGTACTACAACAAGAGTTGGAACATTTGAAGCAAAGCTTGGGGATCACGTTGATGTGTACAGTGACGGGTCAAACTCTAGCGCAAGACTGACTTGTGCCATGGTTTCTGGTACATGCACGAGGTCACACCGAATAAAAAATATTGCATCCATCTTTACAGCAGAAGTTTATGCTATTATCCTTGCACTGAATTACATTTTTGAAGGCTGCATAAAATCAGCAgttgtatacagtcaaccctcgatttatgaacaccctcggttccccaaaaaatcgttcataaatcgaaggattcataaatcgaaaattcagttaactgagtactatcgagcaaatgcaacagtattttcgagttgggattgtgcttataatgccatatattgtgtaattttgccttctgctgtatcaatctcacaaagaacagacgttagcgcattcacactctgtttactATGCagtactaaattgtttaatatTGCTTTGGGCCAtaccttccgctgtgtcaatcttggaaatgagagatgtcaccacattcgcactggactggttcctccgggatttttaacctccgtttattaatctccgggtgacagcgaccaccttattcatcaactgaggtcaggaacacttggtcgaaCCTTGTACGACCCCGGAAAactcgtttgttgttcggatttcgaggggttaagaaccaaGGGtacaatacctggaaaacgttttgtctgttcagacgtcattcataagaccacggaattatccctttgaaggtttctgttgacctcggaacgatccgttcataaattgagggcaaaaacgctgggcaactcctagttggttaccagaaattccgttcattattcgaatatcgaggttcataaaacgagggaaaaatgaatggaaaaagtttggttcccggtgctcgtgttcatataacgagggaattcataaatcgagggttgactgtacataGATTCCATGAGTTCCCTTAATGCTATCTGTAGCATACGCAGGCAGAAGGattttcttgtgcagcgagcacagTACATACCCCACACGCTACAAAAGAGAGGCTATTCTGTAATCttatgctgggtgcccagccactgACTatccagccgccggctctaaatcggaacgcaccgcctccaaaatactgTCGCCACCGGCGAGAGCGCTCGGAACATCTgtgattggctgcgcattatgtgtataaatatttggatgctcattggtctccaaaaactggcgtcagtttccttcgcgctgattgggcgagagtcatttgattgaggcgcgagtatccaaacggtcggtcgaacggaggagaaagaaaaacaacggAGGAGACGTACATCACGTCTGTcaggccacgcgtgttctctcggactgcaaccgttgtgcacgcagacgctagcgtgtagtttgagggttttgaatgctttagatttagattgcggcgaactgctaatgtgagaacggaatggcacatccacgtGATCATCACAACaccgggaagacgaacatgacagggaatccctgcacctccaaaggacgcagaaatagtcagagaggaagtctgcactctttccgacgtaccgcaggtgaacggtaagacaagtttgattactttttgggactggtacgttagcggcgtttcattgtacagtgcactgccgtaacttgtacgtttctgatatgccgctaatcaaattatgtgtggttatgctagttgctcctcatgcacgtcgcagccgttcattcactgtgatctacgaacattcgtgacaaatgcgctttggtgttcaaatacgaaatcaagatcgattatCTAtgatagcagtgattttcgtgcagagttacggatcatcaatacattttttgttttgtttttatttctcccgcagccatgggcaacaacgacgcacataggtgatgatgattattcaggtttttatggcgcacggacaactaaggtcatagtgcgccaacaTAGGtcagcattggcttctgaactacgcttcgatgtcgaagcacctaaagctccagtgaagcctgttacaagacgtaaaaagatatgtactgtagcttttccGAGGCAGTTCCCGGGGACAAATAAACTCgttttgtcatacaccatcgctttttgattgtctgctttgggacagcatgatcgttgctctacagcaatcgccgaagacaaacggacgaggctgggggtaGGAGGGACGACAGGGGAGACGAAAAAccagaggagagaaggggaGGAGGTTGAGAAGGAGGTcagtctgcgcatgcgcactgggccccagcttttttcccgcgctgcagctcggggatgctgtgagtggctcctggagatcacgtggtttgggcgcccgccattttccctggaccactGCGTAAACGGGAGCTTCCGGCGAATGGACTATCCTTGCGTTCGCTGACCAAGAGAGAGGGAGGCTTCGCCTCCTGGATTGCCGTtcaataggaggacgcggagggcaggcacttacc
It contains:
- the LOC135384493 gene encoding uncharacterized protein K02A2.6-like yields the protein MSLESSFMSSSSISSIAGLRQPAQFNFIDVTDWPAWRDEFEDYLYASGTQDKPGEVKVRTLLYCMGRKAREILRTFNLSEEETKDYGIVLEKFNAHFTHSRNTVYETANFSRRQQNLGETVDAYLVELHKLAEKCDFGLTKERMIRDRFVVGLIDTKLSQSLQMDSSLTLQSALTKARLKEAVVKQQSELGKKDLVADTVGCDCRCSKPALTEEFATDLVSRQEKRDRRGVDSRHSCAHCGYRHPQRPCPARNKECLKCCRVGHFAKMCHTSLPQWEKPGPRDYRRNFVSEVTLPENDFFLGTVAMQTPAPVTREVEVRVNDVPLLAKIDSGADVTVVGSGFPGLPDLLEPPDTLKGPSGTTLDVLGKFRAVIQWKKKTTSQMVYVVHGLRKPLLGLPALLDLEIIRFLNEVEVGEDHWSTRKFPELFRSLGKIPGEYVIRLQENCTPFAIAAPRRVPFAMRTSVKTELDNMEKQGVIRKIHTPTDWCAPIVLVKKPSGKIRICVDLTKLNECVKRERLILPTVEEVLGSIGPARFFTKLDANSGFYQIMLSEKSQELTTFITPFGRYCFQRLPFGITSAPEVFQRKIAQVLDDLPGVLNLMDDILIYGDNREEHDRRLNAVLQRLSDNNVTLNLEKCKFFVEKISFLGVLIDQHGIYPDPRRVEALTALEPPQNVSDLRRILGMFNHVGRFIPNMSTLSAPLRELLVKNVDWYWGNGQQDAFQRLKASISSGICMAKYNPNLPTILSADASSYGLGAVLLQVQQPGDRKPVAYASRSLNSAETRYSQMEKEALALTWAAEKFDEYICGLRCTFETDHKPLVSLLGLQQLDQLPLRIQRFRLRLMRYDYDVTYVPGASMTIADALSRSPLKDTTSSLTADEVSAFVRGGIEAIPDSDKLLDRIREFQKKDEVCSTLREYCKTGWPPKGRINQALRPYYEQMAKLSVCEDVLLCGQRIVIPMSLREEILGRIHEGHQGIVRCRQKAKESIWWPGISKELADLVRACSVCEEYRLQPSEPMIPTETPPLPSNGANTTECSQYL